Proteins from a genomic interval of Candidatus Methylomirabilota bacterium:
- a CDS encoding DUF3303 family protein — MLFMVIERFKNRDARAVYRRFRDEGRMAPEGLAYVGSWIEANFDRCFQLMECGDPRLLQQWVARWQDLIEFEFVPVVPSKETAEDIAPLL, encoded by the coding sequence ATGCTGTTCATGGTGATCGAGCGGTTCAAGAACCGCGACGCCCGGGCCGTCTATCGCCGCTTTCGGGACGAGGGACGGATGGCGCCGGAGGGCCTCGCCTACGTCGGGAGCTGGATCGAGGCGAACTTCGATCGCTGCTTCCAGCTCATGGAGTGCGGCGATCCGCGCTTGCTCCAGCAGTGGGTCGCCCGATGGCAGGACCTCATCGAGTTCGAGTTCGTCCCCGTGGTCCCCTCGAAGGAGACGGCCGAGGACATCGCGCCGCTGCTCTGA
- the gnd gene encoding decarboxylating 6-phosphogluconate dehydrogenase, with amino-acid sequence MQIGFVGLGRMGMNMVIRLRRDDHRVVAYDRGGDKVREAEGHGAAGATTLADLVAQLEPPRAVWIMVPAGAPTQETVATLAKLLSRDDVVLDGGNSNFHDDARRAEELRALGLHYLDVGTSGGIWGLKVGYCLMVGGEEPIFRRLEPIFKTLAPENGYGYMGGHGAGHYVKMVHNGIEYGMMQAYAEGFELMHRSPFHLDLPAIAKLWMQGSVVRSWLLELAALALEEDPGLEKIKGYVEDSGEGRWTVLDAIEHDVPLWTITASLFVRFRSRDADPFADRMLAALRNAFGGHAVQRKT; translated from the coding sequence ATGCAGATCGGATTCGTCGGTCTCGGCCGCATGGGCATGAACATGGTGATCCGGCTCCGTCGAGACGACCACCGCGTCGTCGCCTACGATCGCGGCGGCGACAAGGTGCGCGAGGCCGAAGGCCATGGAGCCGCCGGCGCCACCACGCTCGCCGATCTGGTGGCTCAGCTCGAGCCGCCCCGGGCGGTGTGGATCATGGTGCCGGCGGGGGCCCCGACCCAGGAGACCGTCGCCACCCTCGCCAAGCTCCTCTCCCGCGACGACGTCGTCCTCGACGGCGGGAACTCGAACTTCCACGACGACGCGCGGCGCGCCGAAGAGCTGCGGGCGCTCGGGCTCCACTACCTGGACGTGGGGACGAGCGGCGGGATCTGGGGGCTCAAGGTCGGGTACTGCCTGATGGTGGGCGGCGAGGAGCCGATCTTCCGGCGCCTCGAGCCGATCTTCAAGACGCTGGCCCCCGAGAACGGCTACGGCTACATGGGCGGCCACGGCGCCGGCCATTACGTGAAGATGGTGCACAACGGGATCGAGTACGGGATGATGCAGGCCTACGCCGAGGGCTTCGAGCTGATGCACCGGAGCCCCTTTCACCTCGACCTGCCCGCCATCGCCAAGCTCTGGATGCAGGGGAGCGTCGTCCGGTCCTGGCTCCTGGAGCTGGCCGCGCTGGCGCTCGAGGAGGACCCCGGGCTCGAGAAGATCAAGGGCTACGTCGAGGATTCGGGCGAGGGCCGCTGGACCGTGCTGGACGCCATCGAGCACGACGTCCCGCTCTGGACCATCACGGCCTCGCTGTTCGTCCGCTTCCGCTCCCGCGACGCCGACCCGTTCGCCGACCGGATGCTGGCCGCGCTCCGCAACGCGTTCGGCGGTCACGCCGTCCAGCGCAAGACGTGA
- the rpiA gene encoding ribose-5-phosphate isomerase RpiA, with translation MTQPQSVSPDDLRRLAAHALGLVPGRAGGALVGLGSGRAAAAFVRALGARVGQGLTARGVPTSAATAALAREVGIPLVELGRDPLDLTVDGADEVDPELNLIKGYGGALVRERIVAAASRRQVILVTPDKLVPRLGARGRLPVEVIPLARHLCEARLEALGCRPRLRVAGEMDSQPFVTDNHNLILDCGIGPLEDPAALEGAIRRIPGVVDTGLFLGTADTVLLAEAGEVRTLRRAPG, from the coding sequence ATGACCCAGCCGCAATCCGTCAGTCCGGACGACCTCCGGCGCCTCGCCGCGCACGCGCTGGGCCTCGTTCCGGGTCGGGCGGGCGGCGCCCTGGTCGGCCTGGGGTCGGGCCGGGCCGCCGCCGCCTTCGTGCGCGCCCTCGGGGCGCGGGTCGGCCAGGGCCTCACCGCCCGCGGGGTGCCGACTTCCGCGGCCACCGCCGCTCTCGCCCGGGAGGTCGGAATCCCCCTCGTCGAGCTCGGCCGTGACCCTCTCGACCTCACCGTCGACGGCGCCGACGAGGTCGATCCGGAGCTGAACCTGATCAAGGGCTACGGAGGCGCCCTGGTCCGCGAGCGCATCGTGGCCGCCGCCTCCCGGCGGCAGGTCATCCTGGTGACGCCGGACAAGCTCGTGCCGCGGCTCGGCGCCCGCGGCCGCCTTCCCGTCGAAGTCATCCCGCTGGCCCGACATCTGTGCGAGGCCCGCCTCGAAGCGCTCGGCTGCCGGCCCCGACTGCGGGTGGCCGGCGAGATGGACAGCCAGCCCTTCGTCACCGATAATCACAACCTGATCCTCGATTGCGGGATCGGCCCCCTGGAGGACCCCGCCGCCCTCGAGGGCGCGATCCGCCGCATCCCCGGCGTGGTCGACACTGGCCTCTTCCTCGGTACCGCGGACACGGTGCTCCTCGCCGAGGCCGGCGAGGTGCGGACCCTGCGCCGCGCGCCAGGTTAA